The Crocosphaera sp. UHCC 0190 genome has a window encoding:
- a CDS encoding class I SAM-dependent methyltransferase, whose protein sequence is METELMRIVRQKQRTIEKFVALSLLPRSIFRSIRTTSHFKQWHKVPMNYVRIIELPLTWYLLEPDQKHKILDISSPKLLSLFLSANNYNNLTISDISDYFVKDFEKYAKKFAISPEIAVFDAKSIPYPENTFDRVFSVSVLEHVPDTGDMEIVKDVARVLKPGGIFVITLPAYENYLEEWLKNTKISWPTVTNSQGESFFQRRYDETAIEKRFENLGLEIKDIIYIAEKPIKKPQINDQGLLLHNVYYLEDLSLSQSLNKIYKKFNNTLPFVPYISHRYCSQQYHYLTRDAHDTNIRQVGIKFQKFS, encoded by the coding sequence ATGGAAACTGAACTAATGCGTATCGTCAGACAAAAGCAAAGAACTATTGAAAAATTCGTTGCTTTATCCTTGCTCCCTCGCTCTATCTTTCGATCAATTCGCACAACTTCTCATTTTAAACAATGGCATAAAGTGCCAATGAACTATGTAAGAATTATTGAGTTACCCCTTACTTGGTATCTTTTGGAGCCTGATCAAAAACATAAAATTTTAGATATTAGTAGTCCAAAATTATTATCTCTTTTTCTAAGTGCTAATAATTATAATAATCTGACAATATCAGATATCAGTGATTATTTTGTTAAAGATTTCGAGAAATACGCCAAAAAATTTGCTATTTCCCCTGAAATAGCTGTTTTCGATGCAAAATCTATTCCCTATCCTGAAAACACCTTTGACCGCGTTTTTTCAGTATCAGTTCTTGAGCACGTCCCTGACACGGGAGATATGGAAATCGTTAAGGATGTGGCTAGAGTTCTTAAACCAGGTGGTATTTTTGTAATTACTTTACCCGCCTATGAGAATTATCTGGAAGAATGGCTTAAAAATACCAAAATTTCCTGGCCTACAGTGACAAATAGTCAAGGAGAATCCTTTTTTCAGCGTAGGTATGATGAGACAGCCATTGAAAAGCGTTTTGAGAATTTAGGATTAGAGATCAAAGATATTATTTATATAGCTGAAAAACCGATAAAAAAGCCACAAATTAATGATCAAGGTCTGCTACTACATAATGTGTATTATTTAGAAGACTTATCTTTATCCCAATCCTTAAATAAAATTTACAAAAAATTCAATAATACTCTTCCTTTCGTTCCTTATATTTCTCATCGTTACTGTTCACAACAATACCATTACTTAACCAGAGATGCCCATGACACAAACATAAGACAAGTAGGGATTAAATTCCAGAAATTTAGTTAA
- a CDS encoding NDP-sugar synthase: MKAMILAAGKGTRVRPITHTIPKPLIPILQKPVMEFLLELLRQHGFDQIMVNVSHLAEEIESYFRDGQRFGVQIAYSFEGRIVDGDLVGEALGSAGGLRRIQDFNPFFDDTFIVLCGDALIDLDLTAAVKWHKEKGAIATIITKSVPREVVSSYGVVVSDEEGRIKTFQEKPSIEEALSTDINTGIYIFEPEIIDYIPSNQKYDIGGELFPTLVAKGAPFYAVNMDFEWVDIGKVPDYWHAIRGVLSREIQNVQIPGIEVKPGIYTGLNVAVNWDKVNIQGPVYIGGMTHIEDGATIIGPSMIGPNCWVCSGATVDNSVIFEYSRLGPGVRLVDKLVFGRYCVDKTGAAIDVQAAALDWLITDARQTLPQQHHNQQQAIAELLNQDI, from the coding sequence ATGAAAGCCATGATTCTGGCCGCTGGTAAAGGAACCCGTGTTCGTCCCATTACCCACACGATCCCCAAACCCCTGATCCCTATCCTTCAAAAACCTGTGATGGAGTTTCTGCTAGAACTCTTACGACAGCATGGCTTTGACCAAATCATGGTAAATGTCAGTCATCTCGCCGAGGAAATTGAAAGTTATTTCCGTGATGGACAACGGTTTGGGGTACAAATCGCCTATTCCTTTGAAGGACGCATCGTCGATGGTGACTTAGTTGGGGAAGCATTGGGATCGGCAGGAGGACTGCGACGTATCCAAGATTTTAATCCTTTCTTTGACGATACTTTTATTGTGCTTTGTGGCGATGCTTTGATTGATTTAGATTTAACGGCTGCGGTAAAGTGGCACAAAGAAAAAGGGGCGATCGCCACCATTATTACCAAATCAGTACCGAGAGAAGTGGTATCGAGTTATGGTGTGGTTGTCAGCGATGAAGAGGGTAGAATCAAAACTTTCCAAGAAAAACCCTCCATTGAAGAAGCTCTTAGCACCGATATTAATACAGGGATTTATATTTTTGAACCTGAAATTATTGATTACATTCCCTCGAATCAAAAATATGATATTGGAGGTGAGTTATTTCCCACCTTAGTGGCTAAAGGTGCGCCCTTCTATGCTGTTAATATGGACTTTGAATGGGTAGATATTGGGAAAGTACCGGATTATTGGCACGCCATTCGCGGGGTACTCTCACGGGAAATCCAAAATGTCCAAATTCCTGGCATCGAAGTTAAACCAGGGATTTATACGGGTTTAAATGTGGCGGTTAATTGGGATAAAGTTAATATCCAAGGGCCCGTATACATTGGGGGAATGACTCATATTGAAGATGGGGCGACCATTATTGGCCCCAGTATGATTGGCCCTAATTGTTGGGTTTGTAGCGGTGCTACCGTTGATAATAGCGTTATTTTTGAATATTCTCGTTTAGGGCCAGGGGTTCGTCTGGTCGATAAACTGGTATTTGGGCGGTACTGTGTGGATAAAACAGGGGCCGCTATTGATGTTCAAGCGGCAGCCCTTGATTGGTTAATTACTGATGCTCGTCAAACCCTGCCCCAACAACATCATAATCAACAACAGGCGATCGCTGAGTTACTTAATCAAGATATCTAA
- a CDS encoding ABC transporter ATP-binding protein, whose protein sequence is MTDEVLVKVENVSKKFCRDLKQSLWYGVQDIGSEVVGRKYEHQLREGEFWSVNDISFELRRGECLGLIGPNGAGKSTLLKILNGLFKPDKGRIEMRGRICSLIELSAGFNAILTGRENIYSRGSVLGFTKAEIDKKLDDIIQFSELEDFIDTPVVNYSSGMKVRLGFAVAAQMEPDVLLLDEVLAVGDVGFRAKCFNTIYKMMQNAAVILVSHSMPQISRVCSDILVMDHGQCVFQGKDVPRGIDQFYSYFQGEEEGIITGSEQAVIHGIEFGSKGEKPINSLNYLDDFSVYIDLSIAPEIHYPSLAIDILNQELQMVAQCYSYHNGFVLSDSGERTKVEVNFDKLILNPGTYSITLTVMSDSTVTKGVGAVLCKHYNCKKFTVKGDFFCFAPVHFDADWKVI, encoded by the coding sequence ATGACTGATGAAGTTCTTGTCAAAGTAGAAAATGTTTCAAAAAAGTTTTGTCGTGATCTTAAACAGTCTCTCTGGTATGGGGTACAAGATATTGGGTCAGAAGTAGTTGGGCGCAAATATGAACATCAATTACGAGAAGGAGAATTTTGGTCAGTCAATGACATTTCTTTTGAGTTACGTCGGGGTGAATGTTTAGGGTTAATTGGCCCTAATGGGGCAGGAAAAAGTACCCTTTTAAAGATACTTAATGGATTATTTAAACCCGATAAAGGAAGAATAGAAATGCGGGGAAGAATCTGTTCATTAATTGAACTGAGTGCTGGATTTAATGCTATTTTAACAGGAAGAGAAAATATCTACAGTCGAGGTTCAGTTTTAGGTTTTACTAAGGCAGAAATCGATAAAAAATTAGATGATATTATTCAATTTTCTGAGTTAGAAGATTTTATTGATACACCCGTAGTTAATTATAGTTCAGGGATGAAAGTTCGGTTAGGGTTTGCTGTTGCTGCTCAAATGGAACCGGATGTTTTACTGTTAGATGAAGTGTTAGCGGTAGGGGATGTAGGATTTCGAGCTAAATGTTTTAATACTATTTATAAAATGATGCAAAATGCAGCAGTTATTTTAGTTTCTCATAGTATGCCTCAAATTAGTCGAGTTTGTTCTGATATTTTGGTAATGGATCATGGTCAGTGTGTCTTTCAAGGAAAAGATGTTCCGAGAGGAATTGATCAGTTTTATTCTTATTTTCAGGGAGAAGAAGAAGGAATTATCACAGGAAGTGAGCAAGCTGTTATTCATGGAATTGAATTTGGCTCTAAGGGAGAAAAACCGATAAATTCTCTAAATTATTTAGACGATTTTTCAGTTTATATAGATTTGAGCATTGCTCCTGAAATACATTACCCAAGTCTAGCGATAGATATTCTTAACCAAGAATTACAAATGGTTGCTCAGTGCTATTCTTATCATAACGGGTTTGTTTTATCAGATTCAGGAGAAAGGACAAAAGTAGAGGTTAATTTTGACAAATTAATTTTGAATCCAGGGACTTACTCAATAACTTTAACAGTTATGTCAGATAGTACAGTAACGAAAGGAGTCGGTGCGGTATTGTGCAAACATTATAATTGTAAAAAATTCACAGTTAAAGGTGATTTCTTCTGTTTTGCTCCTGTACATTTTGATGCTGATTGGAAAGTTATATAA
- a CDS encoding segregation/condensation protein A codes for MTSPSATEAIATLINLAQQGEIDPWDVQVIDVIDRFLNELGITQYSDNIYQQATLPKSGQAFLWASMLVRFKADTLEQLQSSDPQTENLVEFEEITEETRRQFRGSDLEKHLRRRSAAPPTRQRRVTLQELITQIEEIAEELEKSTPSPRRRQTPRLQSQREAMAIVTQLAHQENLTELAAQLETFFQEQLLELTNSQSQFDLEELLNRWHQVQPPHDGEGKQDRVGIFWALLLLSSQSKVELSQSEFYQDLKIQVLSTIE; via the coding sequence ATGACCTCACCCTCAGCTACCGAGGCGATCGCCACCTTAATTAACTTGGCTCAACAGGGAGAAATTGATCCTTGGGATGTTCAAGTTATTGACGTAATTGATCGTTTTTTAAATGAATTGGGAATAACCCAATATTCAGATAATATCTACCAACAAGCAACTCTACCAAAATCGGGCCAAGCCTTCTTATGGGCTTCGATGTTGGTTCGTTTTAAAGCCGATACCTTAGAGCAACTCCAGAGCAGTGATCCCCAAACAGAAAATTTAGTAGAGTTTGAGGAAATTACGGAGGAGACTCGTAGACAGTTTCGCGGCTCTGATCTCGAAAAACATTTGCGTCGTCGCAGTGCGGCCCCCCCCACTCGTCAACGTCGTGTTACTCTTCAAGAACTCATCACCCAGATTGAAGAAATTGCCGAAGAATTAGAAAAATCAACCCCCTCTCCCCGTCGCCGCCAGACACCTCGCCTTCAATCACAACGAGAGGCCATGGCAATTGTGACTCAATTGGCCCATCAAGAGAATTTAACGGAATTAGCGGCCCAACTAGAGACATTTTTCCAGGAACAGTTACTAGAATTGACTAACTCTCAATCTCAATTTGATCTCGAAGAGTTATTAAACCGATGGCACCAAGTTCAGCCGCCCCATGACGGAGAAGGTAAACAGGATCGGGTTGGCATTTTCTGGGCCCTTTTGCTCTTATCCTCCCAATCTAAGGTGGAATTATCCCAATCAGAGTTTTATCAAGATCTAAAAATTCAAGTCCTTTCGACAATTGAATAA
- a CDS encoding lipid-A-disaccharide synthase-related protein: MEILVLSNGHGEDQIAAPIVEALQTFPTVSRIVALPLVGEGYVYQKLNIPIIGTVKTMPSGGFNQNPGQLWRDVQGGLLALTYHQYQTIRQWGKTGGKILAVGDIVPLFLAWLSGADYSFVGTAKSEYYLRDETGWLPSTSNLYRWLGSMYFPWERWLMTRPNCRGVFPRDTLTTKILQQWKIPVFDLGNPMMDGLSLSQPLTVNLTTNPLIILLLPGSRMPEAQRNWQIILEGVQAVIKAFSSQSIIFLAAIAPSLNLTPFQQNLMADGWIFQPSGSIPLDLQDAEALTFTQNNATLILTQQAYRNCLQLAQVGMAMAGTATEQFVGLGKPALTFPGEGPQFTPRFARSQNCLLGCSVTLVDTPKQAGNILMTLLNHPQKLQQIAENGRKRLGNPGAGARIAECLVKQCFRYLD; encoded by the coding sequence ATGGAGATTTTAGTCTTAAGTAACGGTCATGGAGAAGATCAAATCGCTGCTCCTATTGTAGAGGCATTACAAACTTTTCCCACTGTTTCCCGTATTGTGGCTTTACCCTTAGTAGGAGAAGGTTATGTTTATCAAAAGCTGAATATTCCTATAATTGGAACGGTTAAAACGATGCCTTCGGGCGGGTTTAATCAAAATCCAGGACAACTTTGGCGCGATGTTCAAGGGGGATTATTAGCCCTAACTTATCATCAATATCAAACCATTCGTCAATGGGGAAAAACAGGGGGTAAAATCCTAGCTGTCGGGGATATTGTGCCGTTATTTTTGGCTTGGTTAAGTGGGGCTGATTATAGTTTTGTGGGAACGGCTAAATCTGAATATTATCTCAGAGATGAAACGGGGTGGTTGCCATCCACTTCAAACCTTTATCGTTGGTTGGGTTCGATGTATTTTCCTTGGGAACGTTGGTTAATGACTCGTCCTAATTGTCGGGGGGTTTTTCCCAGAGATACTTTGACGACAAAAATTCTACAACAGTGGAAAATTCCAGTTTTTGATCTGGGTAATCCGATGATGGATGGATTGTCTCTCAGTCAACCCCTAACTGTCAATTTAACCACTAATCCCCTGATTATTCTCTTATTGCCTGGCTCAAGAATGCCTGAAGCTCAACGCAATTGGCAAATCATCCTAGAAGGGGTTCAAGCAGTGATCAAGGCGTTTTCTAGTCAATCTATTATCTTTTTAGCTGCGATCGCTCCTAGCCTCAATTTAACCCCTTTTCAGCAAAATTTGATGGCTGATGGCTGGATATTTCAACCATCAGGAAGCATCCCCCTGGATCTTCAAGATGCTGAGGCCTTAACCTTTACTCAAAACAACGCAACCCTGATCCTCACTCAACAAGCTTATCGAAATTGTTTACAATTGGCTCAGGTTGGCATGGCCATGGCTGGAACCGCCACCGAACAATTTGTCGGCCTCGGTAAACCTGCCCTTACCTTTCCTGGAGAGGGGCCACAGTTTACCCCTAGATTTGCTAGATCTCAAAACTGTCTGTTAGGATGTTCTGTCACCTTAGTTGACACACCAAAGCAAGCAGGCAATATTCTCATGACATTGCTGAATCATCCCCAAAAATTACAACAAATTGCTGAAAATGGCAGAAAACGCCTAGGGAATCCAGGGGCAGGTGCGAGAATTGCTGAGTGTTTAGTTAAGCAGTGTTTTAGATATCTTGATTAA
- a CDS encoding DUF4359 domain-containing protein has translation MEALHLVTVFSGVALGGIGACMVLTNPGQTDYESYATEALTTYLKQEVCSQASGNFGGFLSSYCKTFVDTGRPHIQKVIANKTIRQNYVLFSIYETELFLPSPVPSYQFETIGAFQQFYTYQADQF, from the coding sequence ATGGAAGCGTTACATCTAGTAACAGTTTTTAGCGGAGTTGCTTTAGGGGGGATCGGAGCCTGTATGGTACTCACAAACCCCGGACAAACCGACTACGAAAGCTATGCCACAGAAGCCCTCACCACCTATTTGAAACAAGAAGTTTGTTCTCAAGCTTCTGGTAACTTCGGGGGCTTTCTCTCTAGTTATTGTAAAACCTTTGTGGATACAGGAAGACCCCATATCCAAAAGGTGATTGCTAACAAAACCATTCGCCAGAATTATGTTCTATTCAGTATTTATGAAACAGAATTATTTTTACCTTCCCCTGTTCCGAGTTATCAATTTGAAACCATTGGGGCCTTTCAGCAATTTTATACCTATCAAGCTGACCAATTTTAG
- a CDS encoding acylneuraminate cytidylyltransferase family protein yields MVTVAIIPARGGSKGVPRKNIRPLAGKPLIAHSILDAQEAQWVDQVYVSTDNEEIAEISATYGAQIIPRPPELANDTASSESALIHSLQYLETQGILPELMVFLQCTSPIRTGLEIDGAIAKLKQEQADSLLSVSPSHRFLWQEVDGVVQSINYDYRYRPRRQDMNPQYVENGSIYVFKPWILKETGNRLGGKISLFVMSEMAALEIDSLEDFEMIDFLMNRSQ; encoded by the coding sequence ATGGTAACAGTTGCTATAATTCCGGCCCGTGGCGGCTCTAAAGGGGTTCCTCGTAAAAATATTCGTCCCTTAGCAGGGAAACCTTTAATTGCCCATTCTATTCTTGATGCCCAAGAAGCGCAATGGGTTGATCAGGTTTATGTTTCTACGGATAATGAGGAAATTGCCGAAATTTCAGCTACCTATGGGGCGCAAATTATCCCCCGTCCTCCTGAATTGGCCAATGATACCGCCTCTTCTGAATCGGCTTTAATTCATAGTCTACAATACTTAGAAACTCAAGGCATCCTACCAGAATTAATGGTTTTTCTACAATGTACCTCTCCTATTAGGACAGGGTTAGAAATTGATGGGGCGATCGCAAAACTTAAACAAGAACAAGCGGACTCCCTTTTATCTGTTTCCCCTTCTCATCGCTTTCTTTGGCAAGAGGTTGACGGAGTTGTCCAATCAATTAATTATGATTATCGTTATCGTCCCCGTCGTCAAGATATGAACCCCCAATATGTAGAAAATGGCTCAATTTATGTTTTTAAACCTTGGATACTGAAAGAAACCGGAAATCGACTAGGGGGCAAAATTTCGCTGTTTGTTATGAGTGAAATGGCCGCTTTAGAAATTGATTCTCTGGAGGATTTTGAGATGATAGACTTTTTGATGAATCGTTCTCAATAA
- a CDS encoding DUF642 domain-containing protein encodes MKYLSLSLIFTGVVVLGLESPGQAANLINNGSFEDYQSAFAPNQSYKTLSAGSTEINDWEVTGGGIKYYLGGGWTGSNSDYVLDLSASGLGGIRQTFDTIIGNKYRLTFDLSRNIGINTPPILRTSAAGEFQDFAFSPTSPMDFITKNVQWETQIWEFEAKDTTTTLELFMIDNQPLNGTIVSANTYSGTALDNISIISLSPPSPLEPTSNPLEPTSNPLDPTDAEGVPETQTVIGILLFGLLAFRSRNQTNQRD; translated from the coding sequence ATGAAATACCTATCCTTATCACTGATTTTCACGGGAGTCGTTGTTCTCGGCCTAGAAAGCCCAGGACAAGCTGCTAATTTAATTAACAACGGAAGCTTTGAAGACTACCAAAGCGCGTTTGCTCCCAATCAGAGCTACAAAACCCTAAGTGCTGGATCTACAGAGATTAATGATTGGGAAGTTACCGGAGGAGGAATCAAATATTATTTAGGGGGAGGATGGACAGGAAGCAATAGTGACTATGTGCTTGATCTAAGTGCTTCTGGTTTAGGAGGAATTAGGCAAACCTTTGATACGATTATCGGCAATAAATATCGTTTGACCTTTGATTTATCCAGAAATATTGGCATCAATACTCCCCCAATTTTGAGAACGTCGGCGGCGGGAGAGTTTCAAGATTTTGCTTTTTCTCCCACTTCACCGATGGACTTTATAACAAAGAATGTACAATGGGAAACTCAAATTTGGGAATTTGAGGCAAAGGATACGACAACGACCTTGGAATTGTTCATGATAGATAATCAACCCCTTAATGGGACTATTGTATCTGCTAATACTTATAGTGGTACAGCATTGGATAATATTTCAATCATCTCTTTGTCACCGCCTTCCCCTCTAGAGCCAACTTCTAACCCTCTAGAGCCAACTTCTAACCCCCTAGATCCAACGGATGCGGAGGGAGTCCCCGAAACTCAAACAGTGATTGGTATACTGCTCTTTGGACTCTTAGCATTTCGTTCTCGAAATCAGACCAATCAAAGAGACTGA